In one window of Patescibacteria group bacterium DNA:
- the miaA gene encoding tRNA (adenosine(37)-N6)-dimethylallyltransferase MiaA, with translation MNKLKPKNKVVVILGPTASGKTTLGVFLANKFKGEIISADSRQVYRGMDIGTGKDLGEYGDTPYHLIDVVSPNTEFDLVKYKKLAKKAITEISERKKLPLVVGGTGFYIQSLVDDMKLSSVGPDKDFRAEMEKLSVEELVAKLEKLKPDFAEKLNNSERNNQRRLIRYVEIARDNASDLFVGKSIAKKSSDCEYLILGIAWPRDVIQDRIYKRLIVRLEKENMIEEVERLHKEGVSWKRLESFGLEYKFIAKYLQKKMTYDEMVEKLNIAIRQFAKKQMSWFQRWERQGTKINWVSEKKEAVELVKEFLKK, from the coding sequence ATGAATAAGTTAAAACCAAAAAATAAAGTCGTGGTCATTCTTGGACCAACTGCCAGTGGTAAAACCACCCTGGGCGTTTTTTTGGCGAATAAATTCAAGGGCGAAATTATCAGCGCCGATTCGCGCCAGGTTTATCGTGGCATGGACATCGGCACTGGCAAGGACCTGGGCGAATACGGCGACACGCCTTATCACTTGATCGACGTGGTTAGTCCTAACACCGAATTTGATCTCGTTAAATACAAAAAACTAGCCAAGAAAGCGATTACGGAAATTAGTGAGCGTAAGAAATTACCACTGGTCGTCGGCGGTACCGGATTTTATATCCAATCCTTAGTCGATGATATGAAACTATCCTCCGTTGGACCAGACAAAGACTTTCGCGCCGAGATGGAAAAGCTCAGCGTGGAGGAATTGGTGGCGAAATTGGAAAAATTAAAACCAGACTTTGCCGAAAAATTAAATAACAGCGAACGCAACAATCAAAGACGCCTGATTCGTTATGTTGAAATCGCACGTGATAATGCCAGTGATTTATTTGTTGGCAAGAGTATCGCGAAAAAATCTAGCGATTGCGAATATTTAATATTAGGAATCGCTTGGCCGCGTGACGTGATCCAAGACCGCATTTACAAAAGACTAATTGTGCGTCTCGAAAAAGAAAACATGATTGAAGAGGTCGAAAGATTGCACAAAGAAGGTGTGTCTTGGAAAAGACTGGAGAGTTTTGGGCTCGAATACAAATTCATCGCCAAATATTTACAAAAGAAAATGACCTACGACGAAATGGTGGAGAAACTCAACATAGCCATCCGCCAATTCGCCAAAAAACAAATGAGCTGGTTCCAGCGTTGGGAGAGGCAGGGGACGAAGATAAATTGGGTGAGTGAGAAGAAAGAGGCGGTGGAGTTGGTGAAGGAGTTTTTGAAAAAATAA
- the miaB gene encoding tRNA (N6-isopentenyl adenosine(37)-C2)-methylthiotransferase MiaB: MKKTYHIVVFGCQMNKNDSERMATYLENLGFSEESVRDKADLVLFTTCGVRGSAESRIYGIIPKLKKINPNNVIVLTGCLSQRADVQKILKKSVDIWMNIIDLPKLHELLPERLRAVNAEEIFKVHGIRKESYFSIEAKRQSTFAAYVPIGNGCDNFCTYCVVPYARGREVYRPAGEIVAEVKDLIAKGYKEINLIAQNVNSYNSLAPRERVGVRGDVVNFPELLKMVNDIPGEFWLRFSTNHPKDMSEELIEMVAQCEKVCRHIHVPAQSGSNEILQRMNRKYTREHYLDLIKKIRAGLDADLPVAITTDIIVGFPGETEEHFLDTMRLFEEVEFDMAYVSEYSSRPGTAAEKMGDDVTNEVKKERAQRLESILEKIIKKRNEQYLGKTVEMLVEGINKRGEWYGKTRAGKVIKMNKRIKAEAGDFVMVKIVKIRNFGFEADEV; the protein is encoded by the coding sequence ATGAAAAAAACATATCATATTGTGGTTTTTGGTTGTCAGATGAATAAGAATGATTCTGAGCGCATGGCCACGTATTTGGAAAATTTAGGGTTTAGTGAAGAATCGGTCCGCGACAAGGCGGACTTGGTTTTGTTTACCACTTGCGGTGTGCGTGGTTCGGCAGAGAGTCGGATTTATGGCATTATTCCAAAATTGAAAAAAATCAATCCGAACAATGTTATTGTTTTGACTGGTTGTTTGTCGCAACGTGCTGATGTGCAAAAGATTTTGAAAAAGAGTGTTGATATTTGGATGAATATAATCGACCTCCCGAAATTACACGAATTATTGCCGGAACGTCTACGGGCGGTTAACGCGGAAGAGATATTTAAAGTGCATGGTATCAGAAAGGAATCTTATTTTAGCATTGAAGCCAAGCGACAATCGACTTTTGCGGCCTACGTGCCGATTGGCAATGGCTGTGATAATTTTTGCACCTACTGCGTCGTGCCCTATGCGCGCGGGCGTGAGGTATATCGACCGGCAGGCGAGATTGTGGCGGAAGTGAAGGATTTGATTGCGAAAGGCTACAAGGAAATAAATTTAATCGCGCAAAACGTCAACAGTTATAACTCCCTCGCCCCGCGGGAGAGGGTCGGGGTGAGGGGTGACGTTGTCAATTTCCCAGAGCTATTAAAAATGGTCAATGACATCCCGGGAGAATTTTGGTTGCGTTTTTCCACCAATCATCCCAAGGATATGAGCGAGGAATTGATAGAGATGGTGGCGCAGTGCGAGAAGGTTTGCCGTCATATTCACGTGCCGGCGCAGTCGGGAAGTAATGAAATTTTGCAAAGAATGAATCGTAAATACACCCGTGAACATTATCTTGATTTGATTAAAAAAATTCGCGCAGGTTTGGATGCTGATTTGCCGGTGGCGATTACCACTGATATTATTGTCGGCTTTCCCGGTGAAACCGAAGAACATTTCCTGGATACAATGCGATTATTTGAAGAAGTAGAATTCGACATGGCCTATGTTTCCGAATATAGCTCACGTCCAGGCACGGCGGCGGAGAAAATGGGCGATGATGTGACGAATGAGGTAAAAAAGGAACGGGCGCAAAGATTAGAAAGTATTTTAGAAAAAATTATCAAAAAAAGAAATGAACAATATTTAGGCAAGACAGTGGAGATGTTGGTGGAGGGGATTAATAAGAGGGGAGAATGGTATGGCAAAACACGCGCGGGTAAAGTAATTAAGATGAATAAGAGAATCAAAGCTGAAGCCGGTGATTTTGTGATGGTGAAAATTGTGAAAATTAGAAATTTCGGCTTTGAGGCGGACGAAGTGTAA